The DNA sequence GGGCCGCACCGAGGGCGCAATTCAGGCCCACGGTCAATGGACGGGCATGGCGGATGGAGTTCCAGAAGGCGGTCACGGTCTGGCCCGAGAGGATGCGGCCGGAGGCGTCGGTGACGGTGCCCGAGATCATGATGGGCAGGCGCTTGCCGCTTTCCTCGAAGAAGGTATCGATGGCGAACAGCGCGGCCTTGCAGTTGAGCGTGTCGAAGATGGTCTCGACTAACAGCACGTCGGCACCGCCTTCGACCAGCGCGCGGGTCTGCTCCAGGTAGGCCGTAACCAGTTGATCGAAAGTGACGTTGCGGGCGGCCGGGTCGTTGACGTCCGGCGAGATCGAGGCGGTCTTGGGCGTGGGGCCGAGGGCGCCGGCGACGAAGCGCGGCTTGTCCGGGGTCGCGTACTTGTCGCAGGCGGCGCGTGCCAGGCGGGCCGACTCCAGGTTCATCTCGTAGACCAGATGCGCCATGTGGTAGTCGTCCTGGGCCACGCTGGTGGCGCCGAAGGTATTGGTCTCGATCAGGTCGGCACCGGCAGCCAGGTATTGCTCGTGGATTTCCTGGATGATGTGCGGCTGGGTCAGCGAGAGCAGTTCATTGTTGCCCTTGACGAAGAGCTCCTTGCCGGGAACGCTGAAGTCCGCAAAACGCTGGCCGCGATAATCCTCTTCAGTCAGCTTGTAGCGCTGGATCATGGTGCCCATGGCGCCATCGAGGATGAGGATGCGCTGCGACATCAGGTCGCGCAGCAGCAATTCGGTCTGGCACAGTTCGTTCGGCTTCATCTGGCGTTTTTCTCTGGTTACGGCAACAATGCGGGCCTGGGATGTCGCAACCGGCAAGCTGCGACAAAAAAACCGGTCAGGCAAAGACCGGTTTGGCAGGCAAAAAGTGACACAAATTATACGCGAAAGCCCCCACCACCCCGCGGCGGACGGCCTTGCCAAGCGGCTCTCGTTGCAATCCGTTAACTATTTATTCATATCGATGCCAGACCACGCTCCCATCCTGATCCTGACCGCCCTGGAAAGTGAACTCAATGCCGCCGCTGCTCCGGCGGGCGTACAGGTGCGCTATTGCGGCGTCGGCAAGGTCAATGCCGCGCTGCACACTACCCAGGCCATCCTGACCCACAGCCCGCGCGCGATCATCAATTTCGGCACGGCCGGCAAGATCGATCCCCAGCATGATGGCTTGCTGGAAGTGGCCGCCGTGCTCCAGCGCGACATGGACGCCACGCCCCTGGCGCCGCGTGGCGTGACGCCGCTGATGGACCAGGTACAACAGCCGGTGCGGCTGGAATCGGGCTATCCGGGCGTGCTGTGCGGCACCGGCGACAGCTTCGTGACGGCGGCCGATGACTGGCTGCTGGAGCAAAAGGTCGATCTGGTGGATATGGAATTGTTTGCCATCGCCCGCGTGTGCCGTCACTTCGGCGTGCCGTGGCGCGCCTTCAAGTTCATCACCGACGGCGCCAATGACGATGCCGCGGATGACTGGCAGGCACGCGTGCACCTGGGCGAGGAATTGTTCTGGCGCCATCTGCCGCATGTGCTCAAGCAGATCGGCTGAGGCCGGCCAGCGCAACGGTTCAGTCCAGACGCCCACCTTCCATCGGGAATCCCGTCAGGAACTGCGCCGCCGGCAGGCGCTTGCCGCCGGGCTTCTGCAATTCGGTCAGCAGCAGCGCGCCCTCGCCACAGGCCACCACGATGCCGGCCTGGGCATCGGCTGAGAGCACCTGGCCGGGCTCGCCCTGCTGGGCGACCTTGACCGGACGCGCCTGCCACAGCTTGACCACGGTGTCGCCGAAGCGGCCAGTGGCACCGGGGAAGGGATTGAAGGCGCGGATGCGGCGCGCCAGTTGTTCGGCGCTCTGGCTGAAGTCCAGCGCCGCTTCTTCCTTGGCGATCTTGGCGGCGTAGTTGGCGCCCTGTTCCGGCTGCGGTGTGGCTGGCAGCTCGCCGCGCTCCAACTTGTCCAGCGCCTCCACGATCATCTTGCCGCCCAGCGCGGCCAGCTTGTCATGCAGGCTGCCGGTGGTGTCGTCCTCCTGGATGGGCAGGCTTTCGATCAACATCATGGGGCCGGTGTCGAGGCCCTCTTCCATCTGCATGATGGTGATGCCGGTCTCGGCATCGCCCGCTTCGATGGCGCGATGGATGGGCGCAGCGCCGCGCCAGCGCGGCAAGAGCGAGCCGTGGATGTTGATGCAGCCGTAGCGCGGAATGTCCAGCACACTGCGCGGCAGGATCAAGCCATAGGCGGCCACCACCATCACGTCATGCGGGGTCGATTGCAACAGCGCGTGGGCTTCTTGCGCCACGTCCGGGTATTTGCCGTTCAGGCGCAGGGATACCGGTTGCGCCACCGGGGTGCCGTACTTGAGGGCGCATTGCTTCACGGGCGAGGCCTGTAGCTGCATCCCGCGTCCGGCGGGGCGATCCGGCTGGGTCAGCACCAGGGTGATCTGGTGGCCGGCAGCGTACAGTGCTTCGAGCGCCACGGCGGCGAATTCCGGCGTGCCGGCAAAAATGATCTTCATGAAAAACTCCAGATGCGGCGCGAGCCGCCACGGTTAGAGATTGCGTTTCTTGTGCGGGGCGCGGGCGAAGGCCATATCGTACAGCCAGTTCGGCAGCAGCCTGAGCAGCTTGGCCACCACGCCCATCTGCCAGGGAATGACGCGATAGCTGACGCCCTCGGCGATGCTCTGTACCGCACGCTGGGCAAAGCGTTCGACCGGCATCAGGAACGGCATCCGATAGCTGTTCACGCGGGTCATGGGGGTGTCGATGTAGCCGGGGGCGATGGTCACCACCTTGATGCCGGAAGCGTTCAACTCCACCCGCAGCGATTCGCAATAGCTGATGACGGCGGCCTTGGAGGCACTGTAGGCGCCGGCGCCCGGCAGTCCGCGGATGCCGGCTACGCTGCCGATACCGACCAGCCGGCAGCGACGGCGCTGGGCCTCCGGTTGCGCCTTCATGCGCGCCACGAAGGGCGTGAAGGTGGCGAAGGTGGCCGTGACATTGACCGCCAGGATGCGTTCGAAGGCGGCCAGGTCTTCCTGGTATTCGGTCAGCGTGCCCTGCGAGATGCCAGCGTTGGCGATGAC is a window from the Herbaspirillum rubrisubalbicans genome containing:
- a CDS encoding 5'-methylthioadenosine nucleosidase, with product MPDHAPILILTALESELNAAAAPAGVQVRYCGVGKVNAALHTTQAILTHSPRAIINFGTAGKIDPQHDGLLEVAAVLQRDMDATPLAPRGVTPLMDQVQQPVRLESGYPGVLCGTGDSFVTAADDWLLEQKVDLVDMELFAIARVCRHFGVPWRAFKFITDGANDDAADDWQARVHLGEELFWRHLPHVLKQIG
- the fmt gene encoding methionyl-tRNA formyltransferase; amino-acid sequence: MKIIFAGTPEFAAVALEALYAAGHQITLVLTQPDRPAGRGMQLQASPVKQCALKYGTPVAQPVSLRLNGKYPDVAQEAHALLQSTPHDVMVVAAYGLILPRSVLDIPRYGCINIHGSLLPRWRGAAPIHRAIEAGDAETGITIMQMEEGLDTGPMMLIESLPIQEDDTTGSLHDKLAALGGKMIVEALDKLERGELPATPQPEQGANYAAKIAKEEAALDFSQSAEQLARRIRAFNPFPGATGRFGDTVVKLWQARPVKVAQQGEPGQVLSADAQAGIVVACGEGALLLTELQKPGGKRLPAAQFLTGFPMEGGRLD
- a CDS encoding SDR family oxidoreductase encodes the protein MSTLPVVAAQERVFLTGASSGIGMALASAYARRGAVLGLVARRAAELEALRASLPHPERHRIYVLDVTDHAALAAAAEAFMAEFGMADVVIANAGISQGTLTEYQEDLAAFERILAVNVTATFATFTPFVARMKAQPEAQRRRCRLVGIGSVAGIRGLPGAGAYSASKAAVISYCESLRVELNASGIKVVTIAPGYIDTPMTRVNSYRMPFLMPVERFAQRAVQSIAEGVSYRVIPWQMGVVAKLLRLLPNWLYDMAFARAPHKKRNL